One window of the Natronomonas marina genome contains the following:
- a CDS encoding HpcH/HpaI aldolase/citrate lyase family protein: protein MARRSVLFSPGDQPELMRKAPGAGADTVVFDLEDAVTPDRKADARAAVRDLLADPSFDPDCEVCVRVNADRRAAAADLDAVLDGDPRIDSVMVPKAESAAGMVEVDELIGERGADLPIIAVCESARGILEAADIAAAPAVEAVAFGAEDLSADIGATRTEGGEEVSYARQHVVLAAGAADVDAIDTVFTDIEDTDRLAEETAFAGQLGYDGKIAIHPAQVSVINEAFTPAPEEVEWAEKVLAAREESGGRGVFRVDDEMIDAPLLARAERVMERHRAADE from the coding sequence ATGGCTCGCAGAAGCGTACTGTTCTCGCCGGGCGATCAGCCGGAGTTGATGCGGAAGGCCCCCGGAGCGGGCGCCGACACGGTCGTGTTCGACCTCGAGGACGCGGTCACACCGGACCGGAAGGCCGACGCACGGGCCGCCGTCCGGGACCTCCTCGCCGACCCGTCGTTCGACCCCGACTGCGAGGTCTGCGTCCGGGTCAACGCCGACAGGCGGGCGGCGGCGGCCGATCTCGACGCCGTCCTCGACGGCGATCCGCGAATCGACTCGGTGATGGTACCGAAGGCGGAATCCGCCGCCGGCATGGTGGAGGTCGACGAACTGATCGGCGAACGGGGCGCCGACCTGCCGATCATCGCGGTCTGTGAGTCCGCACGCGGGATCCTCGAGGCTGCCGACATCGCGGCCGCGCCGGCGGTCGAGGCCGTCGCCTTCGGCGCCGAGGACCTCTCTGCGGACATCGGCGCGACCCGAACCGAGGGCGGCGAGGAGGTCTCCTACGCCCGCCAGCACGTCGTTCTGGCGGCCGGTGCCGCCGACGTGGACGCCATCGACACGGTGTTCACCGACATCGAGGACACCGACCGACTGGCCGAGGAGACCGCCTTCGCGGGCCAGCTGGGCTACGACGGGAAGATAGCCATCCATCCCGCCCAGGTGAGCGTCATCAACGAGGCGTTCACGCCGGCCCCCGAGGAGGTCGAGTGGGCCGAGAAGGTGCTCGCAGCCCGCGAGGAAAGCGGCGGGCGCGGCGTCTTCCGCGTCGACGACGAGATGATAGACGCCCCCCTGCTGGCCCGCGCCGAGCGCGTGATGGAACGACACCGGGCCGCCGACGAGTAG